Proteins encoded in a region of the Candidatus Zixiibacteriota bacterium genome:
- a CDS encoding sugar phosphate nucleotidyltransferase: MISVIIPAAGVGTRLRPHTHAMPKALLPVAGQPILGHILDRLADLPELGAVRVVIGFRGDQVEQYCRTNFDYEFRFVWQQQQRGLGHAIHLALADIPDRDQVIVILGDTILEVDLAAFLKSGANVLGVKAVDDPRRFGVVELNSDGTSVKRVVEKPTVPPSRLAVVGLYAIADTARLRSALDRVVAENETTAGEIQMTDALQYLIESGGSLRAATVDGWFDCGKFETLLQTNRYLLDKLATRYDINGSVVVSPCYIAPTAVIERCVIGPHVAIGRGATITDSVIADSIVDENAQVFRSVLRESIIGAGAVVNGRAQRLNIGGESGVALT; the protein is encoded by the coding sequence ATGATCAGCGTCATTATTCCCGCCGCAGGCGTCGGCACTCGGCTGCGGCCACACACTCATGCGATGCCGAAGGCGTTGCTGCCGGTCGCGGGGCAGCCCATTCTGGGCCATATCCTCGATCGTCTCGCTGATTTGCCCGAACTCGGCGCTGTGCGTGTGGTGATTGGGTTCAGGGGCGACCAGGTCGAACAATACTGCCGAACAAACTTTGACTATGAATTTCGGTTTGTCTGGCAGCAGCAACAACGAGGGCTGGGCCATGCGATCCACCTGGCGTTGGCCGATATTCCCGACCGCGACCAGGTCATCGTGATTCTGGGAGATACAATACTTGAAGTCGATCTGGCGGCATTTCTGAAATCCGGCGCGAACGTACTCGGTGTCAAGGCAGTCGATGATCCGCGACGATTTGGCGTGGTTGAGCTCAACAGCGATGGCACATCAGTCAAGCGCGTCGTCGAAAAGCCGACTGTCCCGCCCTCCCGCCTTGCCGTCGTTGGACTCTATGCCATTGCCGACACGGCCCGTTTGCGTTCGGCCCTCGACCGAGTCGTCGCCGAGAATGAGACGACCGCGGGCGAAATTCAAATGACCGATGCCCTGCAATACCTGATCGAGAGCGGCGGTAGTCTGCGCGCCGCAACGGTTGACGGCTGGTTTGATTGCGGCAAATTCGAGACTCTGCTTCAGACCAACAGGTACCTGCTGGACAAACTGGCGACGCGATACGATATCAACGGGTCCGTGGTCGTATCGCCCTGCTATATTGCGCCGACGGCCGTCATCGAGCGCTGCGTGATCGGCCCGCATGTCGCCATTGGGCGGGGAGCTACGATCACAGACAGCGTGATCGCAGACTCGATCGTCGACGAGAATGCCCAAGTCTTCCGATCGGTATTGCGCGAGTCGATCATCGGCGCCGGGGCGGTCGTCAACGGCCGAGCGCAGCGCTTGAACATCGGCGGAGAATCGGGAGTCGCGCTCACGTAA
- a CDS encoding phosphoglycerate kinase produces MPKKTIADLPSVKGRRVLARVDFNVPIDDGRVTDDARVRSAIPTIRALSKAGAHLVLMSHLGRPKGKRLAEMSLWPVAAKLGELLGTKVSFARDCAGGQAERAAASLSDGDILLLENLRFHPEEEQNDDAFSRDLARLGDIYVNDAFGAAHRAHASTVGVTRHLKPCVAGLLMQKELEYLGGLLSNPRRPFYSVLGGAKVSGKLEVISHLLDKADGLLIGGGMAFTFLRAEGHEVGQSLVESDLIEQAAGILRRARELGCDFQLPVDGMAGADRAGTPPITTVDVRTIPRDLACFDIGPKTANQFEASIEKLGNERGTVFWNGPMGVFETVAFATGTKVVGEAIARASRAGATTVVGGGDSVAAIHQLGIAPTFTHVSTGGGASLEFIEGKILPGVAALDDAD; encoded by the coding sequence ATGCCCAAAAAGACGATTGCCGATCTGCCGTCTGTGAAGGGCCGTCGCGTTCTTGCGCGAGTGGATTTCAATGTCCCCATCGATGACGGGCGCGTCACCGATGATGCGCGAGTGCGCTCCGCGATTCCCACCATTCGCGCACTGAGCAAAGCGGGGGCGCACCTGGTTCTGATGTCACATCTCGGCCGTCCGAAAGGGAAACGCCTCGCGGAGATGTCTCTGTGGCCCGTCGCAGCCAAACTGGGAGAACTGCTCGGAACAAAGGTGTCATTCGCGCGGGATTGTGCAGGCGGTCAGGCCGAGCGTGCCGCCGCGTCCTTAAGCGACGGGGACATTCTCCTTCTGGAGAATCTGCGATTTCACCCTGAAGAGGAACAGAACGACGATGCTTTTTCGCGCGATTTGGCGCGTTTGGGTGACATATACGTCAACGATGCCTTCGGTGCGGCTCATCGCGCCCATGCATCGACGGTCGGAGTGACGCGCCATCTCAAACCGTGTGTCGCAGGGCTGCTGATGCAAAAGGAGCTGGAGTATCTGGGAGGTCTGCTGTCGAATCCTCGTCGGCCGTTTTACTCCGTCCTGGGCGGCGCCAAAGTATCCGGCAAACTCGAAGTCATCAGTCATCTGCTCGACAAGGCCGATGGACTACTGATCGGCGGCGGGATGGCGTTTACGTTCTTGAGGGCAGAAGGACACGAGGTCGGTCAGTCGCTGGTTGAATCGGACTTGATCGAACAGGCAGCCGGTATTCTGCGACGCGCTCGTGAGCTCGGATGCGATTTTCAATTGCCGGTGGACGGCATGGCCGGAGCCGACAGGGCTGGGACGCCGCCCATCACTACGGTGGATGTGCGCACTATACCGCGAGACCTCGCCTGTTTCGACATCGGTCCCAAAACCGCGAACCAGTTTGAAGCATCCATTGAGAAGCTCGGGAACGAACGTGGCACCGTTTTTTGGAACGGACCAATGGGGGTCTTCGAGACCGTCGCCTTTGCAACAGGGACGAAAGTCGTCGGCGAGGCCATCGCCCGAGCATCGCGCGCCGGGGCGACGACGGTTGTCGGCGGCGGTGACTCTGTTGCCGCGATTCATCAGCTTGGAATCGCCCCCACCTTTACGCATGTTTCCACCGGCGGCGGGGCCTCATTAGAGTTCATCGAGGGCAAGATCCTGCCCGGTGTGGCCGCACTGGATGATGCCGACTGA
- a CDS encoding ATP-dependent 6-phosphofructokinase, with protein sequence MAHHIGILTGGGDCPGLNAVIRAVVVKAIKHNGWRVTGILEGWKGLLPEGSTRPVNLPEVSGIIGLGGTILKTSRTNPTNDDQQMNAAMQRIKSLGLDAIVAIGGEDTMGVAYNFAGRGINLVGVPKTIDNDLLGTDYCFGFDTALNTVVEAIDRVRTTGESHKRVMVVEVMGRHSGWIALEGGIAGGADIILLPEVPFDMDDICSLLKKRHAGGKDFSIVVVAEGAQITSKEPRANEDVVTRDEGKDAFGHVKLGGIGRALAQEIEERTGIESREVMLGHVQRGGSPTAFDRYLCTRFGLHAVRLIEEGRFGYMVSYQGNRITEVSLAEVAKGTKTVPRELFDEAAVFFG encoded by the coding sequence TTGGCTCATCACATCGGGATTCTGACCGGCGGGGGTGACTGCCCGGGACTCAATGCGGTCATCCGCGCGGTCGTGGTCAAGGCGATCAAGCACAACGGGTGGCGTGTGACCGGAATCCTCGAAGGATGGAAGGGTTTACTGCCGGAGGGTTCGACGCGACCGGTCAATCTCCCGGAGGTGTCCGGCATTATCGGCTTGGGCGGGACGATTCTCAAGACATCCCGCACGAATCCGACCAACGACGATCAACAGATGAATGCCGCCATGCAGCGGATCAAGAGTTTGGGACTGGATGCAATCGTCGCCATCGGCGGCGAGGATACCATGGGGGTCGCTTACAATTTCGCTGGACGGGGGATCAACCTGGTCGGCGTTCCCAAGACTATCGATAACGATCTGTTGGGCACCGACTATTGCTTTGGGTTTGATACGGCATTGAACACAGTTGTCGAGGCCATCGACCGTGTCCGCACTACCGGCGAGTCGCACAAACGCGTGATGGTCGTCGAAGTGATGGGACGACACTCCGGGTGGATTGCCCTGGAGGGCGGCATTGCCGGGGGCGCCGATATCATTCTGTTGCCGGAGGTCCCCTTTGACATGGACGACATCTGTTCGCTGTTGAAGAAGCGCCACGCCGGCGGCAAGGACTTCTCGATCGTCGTTGTCGCCGAAGGCGCGCAGATCACATCGAAGGAGCCGCGTGCCAACGAAGATGTCGTCACGCGGGATGAGGGCAAGGACGCGTTCGGACACGTCAAGTTGGGCGGAATCGGGCGGGCATTGGCACAGGAAATCGAAGAGCGGACCGGAATCGAGTCGCGCGAGGTGATGCTGGGCCATGTCCAGCGCGGCGGCTCGCCGACGGCCTTCGACCGGTACCTGTGCACGCGTTTCGGGCTTCACGCCGTTCGATTGATCGAAGAAGGACGATTCGGGTACATGGTCAGCTACCAGGGCAATCGAATTACCGAAGTCTCACTCGCCGAGGTCGCGAAAGGAACGAAGACGGTTCCACGCGAGCTCTTCGACGAAGCGGCGGTCTTCTTTGGTTGA
- the gap gene encoding type I glyceraldehyde-3-phosphate dehydrogenase: MSIRVGINGFGRIGRLVYRAAISHPGIDVVAVNDITDARTLAHLLKYDSVHGRLSVDVHVESDGIAVGDKRFTVTAERDPSKLPWREKKVDVVVESTGLFTQREKAAAHLTAGAASVLISAPSGDADGTFVIGVNDHTYNPANQKVISIGSCTTNCLAPIAKVIDDEFGIESGFMTTVHAYTNDQQILDLPHKDLRRARAAAMSLIPTSTGAARAIGLVIPQLVGKMDGLAVRAPVPDGSLVDLTCIVGKSASKNSVNAAMKRAADGPMKGILAYCEDPIVSIDVVGDPHSSILDAAETRVQGNLVKVLSWYDNEWGFSNRVVQFLPRMKS; encoded by the coding sequence ATGAGCATCAGGGTCGGCATCAACGGGTTTGGACGGATCGGGCGACTGGTCTACCGGGCGGCAATATCACATCCGGGCATCGATGTCGTCGCGGTCAACGATATCACCGATGCACGGACGTTGGCACACCTGCTCAAGTATGACTCGGTCCACGGACGGCTTTCGGTCGACGTGCATGTTGAGAGCGATGGTATTGCCGTTGGAGACAAGCGATTCACTGTCACCGCCGAGCGTGACCCATCGAAATTGCCGTGGCGAGAAAAAAAGGTCGACGTCGTGGTCGAATCGACGGGGCTGTTCACTCAGCGGGAGAAAGCCGCCGCACACCTGACCGCCGGTGCCGCGAGCGTGCTGATTTCGGCTCCGTCCGGAGATGCCGATGGAACGTTTGTGATCGGTGTCAACGATCACACCTACAATCCCGCCAACCAGAAAGTCATCTCGATCGGATCGTGCACGACGAATTGCCTGGCGCCGATCGCCAAAGTGATCGACGACGAGTTTGGCATCGAGTCGGGGTTTATGACGACCGTGCACGCGTACACCAACGACCAGCAGATTCTCGATCTGCCGCACAAGGACCTGCGGCGCGCGCGCGCAGCAGCGATGTCGCTCATTCCGACGTCGACGGGCGCTGCGCGCGCCATTGGATTGGTGATTCCGCAACTGGTTGGCAAGATGGACGGTCTGGCCGTACGGGCACCGGTTCCCGATGGCTCGCTGGTCGATCTGACCTGCATTGTCGGCAAAAGTGCATCGAAGAATTCGGTCAACGCCGCCATGAAGAGGGCCGCAGACGGACCGATGAAGGGTATTCTCGCCTACTGCGAAGACCCGATTGTCTCGATTGATGTCGTCGGCGACCCGCACTCGTCCATCCTGGATGCGGCGGAGACTCGCGTGCAGGGAAACCTCGTCAAAGTGCTGTCGTGGTACGACAACGAGTGGGGATTCTCCAACCGCGTCGTCCAATTTCTGCCGCGCATGAAAAGTTGA